Proteins found in one Exiguobacterium sp. 9-2 genomic segment:
- a CDS encoding YveK family protein: protein MNETISLQELFSILRKSFWRILALTIVAALISFAVSSFLIKPTYQAGTQILVTPKKQENEVIDAQSVQSSVTLVNTYRVIIKSPAILEQVQKEVPNAPTNVAALNNMVTVESEQNSQVINVSVQSTDAALASNMANSIAEVFSSDVQKLMSVDNVTVLSKSGIPTSPVSPNIILNTAIAAVVGFLLGVGLAFLREVLDRRIRTEDQVQQILDLPVLGSIPDIDSKVFKSSSKAAKREAVQQHG from the coding sequence ATGAATGAAACGATTAGCTTGCAGGAATTATTTTCGATTTTACGTAAATCGTTCTGGCGCATCTTGGCGTTGACGATCGTCGCCGCTCTCATCTCATTTGCCGTCAGTAGCTTTTTAATTAAGCCAACGTATCAAGCAGGAACACAGATTCTTGTCACTCCCAAAAAACAAGAAAACGAAGTTATCGATGCACAGTCCGTCCAGTCGTCTGTCACATTGGTTAATACATATCGGGTCATCATCAAAAGCCCAGCGATTTTAGAACAGGTTCAGAAGGAAGTTCCGAACGCACCGACAAATGTAGCTGCATTAAATAATATGGTCACGGTCGAAAGTGAACAAAACTCACAGGTCATTAACGTCTCGGTCCAAAGTACGGATGCAGCACTTGCATCAAACATGGCTAACTCGATTGCAGAGGTCTTTAGTTCAGATGTTCAAAAATTAATGAGCGTTGATAACGTTACTGTTTTATCGAAATCAGGCATCCCGACGTCACCCGTTAGTCCGAATATCATTTTAAATACAGCGATCGCTGCAGTCGTCGGATTCTTACTCGGTGTCGGTCTTGCATTCTTACGTGAAGTACTCGATCGTCGCATCCGGACAGAAGACCAGGTCCAACAAATTCTTGATCTACCAGTTCTCGGTAGTATCCCGGATATCGATAGCAAAGTATTCAAGTCATCGTCAAAAGCAGCAAAACGAGAGGCGGTCCAACAACATGGCTAA